AAATGAAAGTGCATATATAAAAGAGACagtttattaaataaaagttattgGTTTAATTCCTGGCAATTCAATCAGTTTCATTTAAGTCTTTATAGCACTTTCTTAACCTTTCATTGATTGACAGCGAATAAACTTCTTCGTCCATCAACTATCTAAAAGTTCATTCTTGCATCAGAAATACACAACCACCACAAAGGAATAAAGCTCTTAGGTGAAGGAGTGGGTGGTCCTGAAAAGGACCTTTGAGTTGTTGGTACAAACAGCACGTTTACTTGGAGCTGGTGTACTTGGTGACGGCCTTGGTGCCCTCAGACACGGCGTGTTTGGCCAGCTCACCGGGCAGCAGCAGGCGGACGGCGGTCTGGATCTCCCTGGAGGTGATGGTGGAGCGCTTGTTGTAGTGAGCAAGGCGGGAAGCCTCACCAGCAATACGCTCAAAGATGTCTCCAACAAAGGAGTTCATGATGCCCATGGCCTTGGAGGAGATACCGGTATCAGGGTGGACCTGCTTCAGCACCTTGTACACGTAGATCGCATAGCTCTCCTTCcttgtcttcctcttcttcttgccGGTCTTGGTGGCCTTAGACACGGCCTTCTTGGAGCCTTTCTTGGGTGCTTTGACTGGATCGGGCATGGTTAATCTTCGTAGATTTCCACAAACCTGTAACTTCAACAGCTTCGAAAAGCCTCTAAATGTTCATCTGATGCAAATTTAACTGCGCTGTAGCTCGAACAGGATTGGTTTTCTTATTAGTGAGACTGAGCATGCGCAGCAGAAGAAACCGCCCCAACCTTTGAGGAACCATCTGAGCGCCTTTTTACTGAAAGAGCGCCAACCTCATCTGAAGAATATCCActgtttataatataatatgctGATCAACAATCCATAACTATagagaaataaacatattgtaTTTAGACTGACAATTTTACAAGCTGACATGTTTTACTGATCtatgataaaacattaaacacatccAATGGATagattttatttaatcaatctttaatttaaaagtatAATGCAGGTTTACTGTAATGTTTAGTGAGGTTTTGTTTGAATAGAATATAAACATGAATcagtaaataatgaaaatcagGTTGTGTTATTACtgtgatatactgtattaaTGTGTTACTTATGGGTTTccagttttttaatgttaaaagacAAACATCCACAGAGCAAACTCttcaaataaaactgacattttatttaatatgttaatgttaacaTTACATTAGAAGCAACAATAAAGAAATGTCCACAAAAAGTATTGCAATTATTGTTTTAAGCTTTAATTGGAATGTCAGAGAATCAGGGAAATGAATCAGAGACAGTTTCAAAATAATCAGATTATGTTTAAGATCTTCTgtgaaaggaaggaataaatATATCCACAAAAATTACTAATTTGAGAAGACGGATACAGAAGTCAACACAGATGATCAGAACCGTGATGATTTCTACACAATACCTTGTAGCTGTTGCTTCAGCTTGTCCACCTCATTCTTCTGCTTTTCTGCCTGAAAACTACATACTGATAACGACTGTCACACGACATACAGGACAAGGAAAGTACAGATTTATTCTCATAAGAGTACTTTTCCAAAATCCATAACggtgtactgtatgttattgatgtttttatatgcttttaaaacacattcagaTTAGTGCCTCAcaaattaaagatgttttaacaCATACAATTACTCTGCTGTCTGATATGTTTTGAGGTTTTTTCTACAAGATTATTTTCACGTATGGTctcaggtttccacatcacatatGTATAAATTGCATTTAAACCATGACCAGACACAactggcttccaaactagttggAATTTCATAAAATCCTGCTGATCTAAagtgaacacagagaaacatgtcTCCTTCAGTAGAAATATAAGAATTAAGATCCGATAAGAGTTCAAATAGTCTTCCAGAGTCAATGTTTGTACACACAACATTCTGCACGAGGAAGTGCAAAACATATTATTGAGCGCAGGGGAATTTACAAACGTACACAACATCACATAAAGAACAGCTATCCCTATCTTATCTTGTCTCATCTAATTGTTTCAACTGAGTGAATTATTTTCTTGTCTACTGCAAAAAACATCTATTCTGCAAACCTGCATTCTCCTTTAAGAAACCAAAAGGgacacattaatattaattgaCTTGGTACCCCCCAGTCTCTCATTAATTAAACAGAATCCCATTGCTGCATCGACAGCAAATCAAATCTTAAAAGAGATAATGTGTGGAAGATTCCGATGGTtatgaagaagaaggaaattAAACACTTGCAGAATGATTATCACATGAAAATGTCCTGTTAGTTTAATTTCTTCATTCTGATTTTCTGATTGTGGTTTCAGACCTTTAACGTCACTGTATCACCTTAATATTTCACCACTTgcttataaaaataatttaaactaaTGACATGTTTCAGAAGTCCCATGCAGAAAATGATGCATTACTTCTGCTCTAAATAGAAAttacaacacaaatacataactTTAGTTATTGGTGTGTATTGGTCAGACTTTCCTCAGAAACATGACTTATAACTTATACCGGCATAACCAG
This genomic interval from Scomber scombrus chromosome 11, fScoSco1.1, whole genome shotgun sequence contains the following:
- the LOC133991200 gene encoding histone H2B 3-like, giving the protein MPDPVKAPKKGSKKAVSKATKTGKKKRKTRKESYAIYVYKVLKQVHPDTGISSKAMGIMNSFVGDIFERIAGEASRLAHYNKRSTITSREIQTAVRLLLPGELAKHAVSEGTKAVTKYTSSK